The window GGCCCTGCGGCACCTGCACAGCGTGGGCGCGGAGCTGCGCGCCGGTCGGTGACGCGACCGCCCTCGGTGGGTGGGCCGACCACGGTTGCCCTCCCCGGTCGGGAACGACGACGGTAAGGTCTGCCCCATGGCAGAGGTGCTGGACGCCGACGCGGTGCGCGGTGAGCTGGAGAAGTTGGACGGCTGGTCCGGCGACCCGGCGGTGCTGACCCGTACGGCCGAGCTGGGCAGCTTTCCCGAGGCGATCGATGTGGTGAACCGGGTGGCGGCGGTGGCCGAGGAACTCGACCACCACCCCGACATCGACATCAGGTGGCGCACCGTGACCTTCCGGTGCGCCACCCACTCGGTTGGCGGAGTGACCCGGCGCGACTTCCAACTTGCCCAGCGTATTGACCAGATCCTCGGGGGAACGGCGTGAGATTCGAGATCAGCAAGGTCCTCGACGCGATCGAAGGCCGGGTCTGCACCGATCCGTCGCTCGCTCGGGCCGTACTCGACCTGGCCGAGGTGGTCCGCTACACGGACTTCGACGGCGGCCGTCCGGCCAGCATGCTCCGGCTCGGCATCGTCATCGACGCGCTCAGCCGGCAACTGGAGGAGGACAGCGTCCCGGTCTACCCGGTGGTCCACCGGGCTCTGCTCTCGGACGCCGACCTGACCTCGAACGAGCGGATGGTGGTCCGCCGCTGGGCCGACGACGGCCTGGTCGAGGTGCTGCCCAATCCGGTGGAGCGGATGCTGGAACTGGCCGACCTGCTCGGCCTGCCGGTACTCAGCCGGATGCGGTTCGACGGCATGCTCGGGCGCTACCCGTGGCTGAACTCGCAGCCCGGCCGCCTGCTCGCCCCGGTGAGCGGCGCCAACGGACCGACCCTGGTGCCGCAGTCCGGTGGCAACGCGGTCTGGACCTCACCCGGCCCGTCCCCGACCGGGGCGAAGCTCCTGGCCCGGCTCTGGCGCTGCCCCGAGCCCGGCTGCGTGTTGTTCGGCGACGGTGGCGGTGGCGGCGGATCCTTCGCCGACCTGGCCCGCTCCGACCGTGAGCCGGGCGGACAGCCGCCACCGACGCTGCGGTCCGGCGCACCGAGCTGCCCCCGGCACGACCGGCGGCTCACCGACGCCGGCCCCCGCCCGGACACCGAGGTCCTGTCGGTCCGGGTCGGCGGCCAGGTACGCCGCCGGTTCGTGGTCGCCGCCGACCGGCCGGTGGTGGTCGGACGGGCACCGGAGGAGAGCGGCGGCATCATGCTCGGCCAGTGGTTGAGCGAGGAGGCCCGGCGCTGGATCAGCCGCAGCCACGTACGGTTCGAGCTGCGCGGCGGTGACCTGGTCGCCTACGACGTGAGCACCAACGGCTCGGGGATCCGGCCGGGCGGTTCGATGGACGAGGACGAGCGGATCGCGCTCACCCAGCAGGCCAACCGGGTGCTGCGCGGCGGCGACTTCGTCGAGCTCTACCCCGGCGTCCAGGTCGGCTCCTCCGGCAACTGGACCTCCGGCGGCGTAATCAACCCGACCTCCGTCATGGCCGAAGCCCCCACCATGGCCATGCGCGTCATAGAACGCCCCTGACCCCCGCCCTCCCCCCTCCCCGAGTTCCATCCCGCACTTGTAGAGGAAGAGTGGTTATCCGGCTACGGATAACCACTCTTCCTCTACAACAGGTGTCTCGAAGAACAGGCGCCTCGGGTCAGGCGAGGATCTCGCGGAGTTGGGTGACGGCGAAGTCGAGTTCTTCGGGTTCGACGACCAGGGGCGGGGCTAGGCGGAGGGTGGAGCCGTGGGTGTCCTTGGCCAGGACACCGCGCTCGGCCAGCCGTTCGCACGCCTGCCGGCCGGTCATCAGGGACGGGTCGATGTCGATCCCCGCCCAGAGCCCGCGACCGCGTACGGCGACCAGGCCCTCGCCGATCAGCCCGTTGAGGGAGGCGTGCAGCCGGGCGCCCAGCTCGGCCGAGCGGCGCTGGAACTCCCCGGTGGCGAGCAGGCGTACGACCTCGGTGGCGACCGCGCAGGCCAGCGGGTTCCCGCCGAAGGTCGACCCGTGCTCACCGGGGCGCAGCACACCGAGTACGGACCTGTCCGCAGCCACCGCGGAGACCGGCACGATGCCGCCCCCGAGCGCCTTGCCGAGCAGGTACATGTCCGGCCGGACACCCTCGTGGTCGAGGGCGAACGTGGTGCCGGTACGGCCCAGCCCGGACTGGATCTCGTCGGCGAGGAAGAGCACGTTCTGCTCGGTGCAGAGCTGACGTACGCCGGGCAGGTAGCCGACCGGCGGTACGACCACACCCTGCTCACCCTGGATCGGTTCGAGCAGTACGGCGACGGTGTTCTCGTCGATCGCCTCGGCGAGCGCGGTCAGGTCCCCGTACGGCACGATCTTGAAACCGGGGGTGTACGGCCCGAAGTCGTTGCGGGCGTCCGGGTCGGTGGAGAAGCTGATGATGGTGGTGGTCCGGCCGTGGAAGTTGCCGTCGGCGACCACGATGGTGGCCTTGCCCGCCGGTACGCCCTTGACCTGGTAGCCCCACTTGCGGGCGACCTTGATCGCGGTCTCGACCGCCTCGGCGCCGGTGTTCATCGGCAGGACGAGTTCGGTGCCGCAGAGGTCGGCCAGTTCGTGGCAGAAGGTGGCGAACTGGTCGTGGACGAAGGCGCGGCTGGTCAGGGTGAGCCGGTCGAGCTGTTCGTGCGCGGTGGCGATCAGCTTGGGGTGGCGGTGGCCGAAGTTGAGCGCCGAGTAGCCGGCCAGGCAGTCGAGGTAACGCTTGCCGTCGATGTCGGTCACCCAGGCGCCCTCGGCGGAGGAGATCACCACCGGCAGCGGGTGGTAGTTGTGCGCGGTCCAGCGTTCCGCGTCGCGTACCGCACCGGGGGTCAGCAGCATGTCGTCCACGATCACTTGCTTGCCTCTCGTTCCCGCAGCACCAGCGTGCAGCACTTCGGCCCGCCACCTGCCTTGAGCAGCTCGGACAAATCAACACCAATTGTGGTGTATCCGCGCTCGCGCAGCTTAGTAGCCAGGCCGGTGGCCCGGGTGGGAAGCACGACATTACGACCGTCGCTGACCGCGTTCAGCCCGAACACCTCGGCGTCCGCGAGGTCGGCCAGGACCGCGTCCGGGAAGAGCCGACGCAGTACGGCCCGACTCCCCGGCGAGAACGCCTCCGGCAGGTACGCCACGGTCCGGTCGTCGAGTACGCAGAGCGCGGTGTCCAGGTGGTAGAAGCGCGGGTCGACCAGTTGCAGCGTCACCACCGGCCGGCCGAACACCTCCTGCAACTGGGCGTGCGCGGCATGTGCCGTACGGAACCCGGTGCCGGCCAGGAGCATCCCGTTGACGAGGAGGATGTCGCCCTCGCCCTCGTTGACGTACTTGGCCTCGTGCACCGGATACCCGGCCCGCTCGAACCACGACCGGTACGCCGGCGCCTCATCGGCCCGCTGCGGGTCACGGAACTGTACGGCGAGAACCTCCCCGTCCACCACGGTCGCCCCGTTCGCGGCGAAGACCATGTCGGGCAGGCCGGGCACCGGCTCGATCTCCTCGACCGTGTGCCCGAGATCGAGGAACGTTTGGCGCAGCGTCTCCCACTGCGCGATGGCGAGCGCCGGGTCGACCGGGGCGCTCGGGTCCATCCATGGGTTGATCGCGTACTCGACGGCAAAATATGTGGGCCGGCACATCAGGTAGTGGCGGCGGGTGGCATCCAGCGTCATGCCCTGCTCCCAGTGGTCGGGCGCGCCCGGCCAAGGTCGGCTCACGGGCTGGCGCGATACCCAACGCTATGCGGCAGGACCCGGCGGAAACCACTGGTGGAACTTGCGTCGTACCGTCGATCGTTGCGTCTGGACGGGGTACGAGCGGCGATTCGTTGCGTCCTGTGATCGCCGACGCCCGAGGTCGCCCGGATGCGGGTTGGTGGTGCACCGTTGCGGGGGCGGCGCATCGCCGCCCCCGTCACCGAATGAGCCCTGGCGGTGAACCACCGCCGGTGAGCCAGGCCGGAGCGGTGAACCACCGCTCCGGCGTCATATGTGCCCCCTAGAACCGGTCCACAAACTGTGCGTCAAGCCACTCCCGGAAGCGCAGGACCCAGTCGCCGTCCGTGGTCGGCCAGGTGAACTGGCCGGTCATCGCGAGGATGCCGATGACCACCGCGGTGAGGCCGAGCCCCAGGCCGAGCAGCGCGTCGGACTTGCCGGCCACGTGCCGCCGGCTGGTCGCCGAGATGCCGCCGACACCGAGCAGCGCGCCGAGGGCGCCGACCGCGATGCCGTACCCGGCGAGGGTGCCGGTGAGCACGAAGAGGACGGAGGCGACGCCGAGGACGAGGCTGAGGGTGGCGAGCAGGCTGGCGCGCGGGCGGGGCCCGGCGGGCACCACCACCGGCGGGGCCCGGCGGGCACCACCACCGGCGGTTCGCGGTCGGTCCGTTCGGTGCCGGTTGTCGTACCGTCATCGATCTTGTCCCCGGTCCGGCTGTCGGTCCGGTCGGTCCTGATGTCGGTCCGGTCGAGGTCGTCGCGGACCGGGCGGCCGTCGACCGTGGTGTCGTCGCCGCGCGGGCGGTCGAGCACCGGCGCGGTCGCCGTCCCGGCGGACGAGCTGCGGTACGTCGCCCGCTCGCTCGGCGGCGTCACCTCACCGGTACGCGCCCGCTCGCTTGCCGGCAGGACGGCGTCGCTGTGTGCGACCGCCCGATCCGTCGGTCGATCGGTGCCGATCGGCGTGGTATCGCGTTCGTCGATCCGGCCGTCGGCGTTCTCGTCCCGCGTCGGCACGGTCACCGGTTCGGGTGCCTTCTCCGCGCGCCGCGAGAGCGAAGGAATTCTGACCACAACACACCTCCTGGTCGTAGCGCGGCTACCCAAACCCATCAGCCCCGGCACCCACGCGGTCTACCCCCCCGAATTACCCCAACCCCCAACCCCCAACCCCCACCCCGCCCCTCGCCCCGCCCCTCGCCCCGTCCCTCGGCCCGTCGATCATGAAGTTAGCGACGAATTCACGCCGGAAAATGGTCGCTAACTTCATGATCAACGCACCAAATAGGAGGGTGGGGAGGGGTGGGTGGGGGAGGGTGGGGTTGTTTGGTGGGAGTGGGGTGGGGGCGCGGGGGTGGGGGTGGGTGGGGTGGGGGATGTTGGGGAGAGTGTGCGGGTTTTGCGGGGGGCGGCGGGGCGTGGGCAGGTCACGTTCGTGGAGTTGTTCTTCGACCTGATCTACGTACTCGGGGTTACGCAGTTGACCCACCTGCTCATCACGCACCTGACCCCGCTCGGGGCGTTGCAGACCCTGCTGCTGTTGCTCGCGCTCTGGTTCGCCTGGGTGGACACCTCCTGGGTGACCAACTGGTTCGACCCGAACCAGCTCGGCGTACGGCTGATGCTGGTGGTCCTGATGCTGCTCAGCCTGATCATCTCGGCGTCGGTGCCGGAGGCGTACGGGCAGCGGGGCATCTGGGTCGCCGGGGCGTACGCGGCGATCCAGGTGGGGCGGAACGTTTTTGTCGTACTCGCGCTCGGCCGGGCGGGGGCGGACGAGTCGCCCGAGCAGAGGAGCCAGCGACTCGGACTGCGGCTGAACTTCGAGCGCCTGCTGTTGTGGAAGTCGGTGTCCAGCGCGCTCTGGGTGGCGGGCGGCCTTTCGCACGGCTCGGTGCGACTCATGTTCTGGGCGATCGCGGTGGTGATCGAATACTGTGGCGCCGCCGCCGGTTTCTACGTTCCCCGGCTGGGCAGATCCACCCCCGCCGACTGGCACATCAGCGGTCGGCACCTGGCCGAACGCGGCCAACTGTTCATCCTGATCGCGCTCGGCGAATCCATTCTGATCACCGGTACGGTATTCGGTGAACGGCCCGCCGTGGCGCCGCATCTGCTTGCCTTTGTCGTGTCGTTCCTCGGCAGCGTGGCGCTCTGGTGGCTCTATTTCGACCGCAGCGCCGAGGCCGCCAGTGCGGTGATCGACCAATCCGAGGATCCGGGGCGGATCGGCCGATCCGCGTTCACCTACTTCCAGTTGCCGATGGTTGCCGGCATCATCGTCGCGGCGGTCGGGGACGAGCTGGTGATCGCCCACCCGGACGGCCATTCCGGGTGGGCCACGATCGTCACCGTGCTCGGCGGACCGGCCCTGTTCCTCGCCGGTCACGCGTTGTTCAAACACTCCGTCTTCGGCGGGGTGTCGAAGCCCCGGGTGGTCGCGTTCGCCGTGCTGGCGGCCCTGGTGCCGGTGGGCCTCGTGGTCCCGCCCCTGGTCCTGTCCCTGCTCGCCACCCTGGTCGTGGCGGGCGTCGGGGTCTGGGACTCGCTCCTGCCGGCCCACCACGCCCCCGCGACCACCTGAGCGCCCCAGCGCCCCAGCGACCACCTGAGCGCCCGGCGCCCGCGCGGAGGCACGGGCGCCGCGAACCGTCCGCTCAGGGCTGGTTGTCGGCGCGGCGGATCGGCATGAAGGTCGGCGGCCGATCGGTGGTCAGGAAGCCGGTGATCAGGCGCAGGCACAGCTCGGGGTGTTCGAACAGGAGCAGGTGCGAGGCGGCCGGGATGATCGCCAACTCGCCGTCGCGCAGCCCCCGGTACAACTCGACGGTGTGGTCCAGGGTCACCAGGTCGTCGTCACCGGCCAGCACCAGGGTCCGGCACGTCACCTCGCCCAGGTCGGCGACGGTCAGGCCGGGTTCCTCGGCCACCGCCCGCGCGATCTTGTCGATCACCGCCGGGAAGTGGTCCGCACCGTCGGGGGAAACCTCGGCGTACGCCTCGACGAGCTGGGCCGGCGGTTCGCCACCGGCGGTCGGGCGGAAGATCAGCCCGTCGGCGTGGAAGGCGGCGCTGACCAGCACCAGCCGCTCGACCAGATCCGGGCGCCTCAGCGCGACCAGCAGCGCGACGCTCGCCCCGGCGCTGTACCCGACCAGCCGGGCCGGGCCGCCCACCACCCGGTCGAGGAAGGCGATCATGTCCTGCGCCATCAGCTCGGCGGTGATCGGGCCGGGCACGTCCGCCGTGTGGCCGTGCCCCCGGCGATCGGGCAGGAAGAGGCGGAACCGCGAGGCCAGGGCGTCGAGGTTGCCGGTGAAGCTCCGGCTGTCGGTCAGCCCACCGTGCAGGAGCAGCACCGGGTCACCGTTGCCGCGCTCGTCGTACCAGGTCTTGACGCCGTTGCAGTCCGCGTGTTTCGCCATCGGGTGCCGCCTCTCCTACCGTCGATTCACCGGGTAGTACGACGCGGCGGGGCGGAACTCATCGGTCAGCGCGGGGCGGTTGTCCGGGCAGGCCGAACAGCGGGAACAGCCGGTCTGGGTCGAGGTACGTCGTGGTCTCGGTGATCAGCCCGGCGGAGACCTCGAGGACGAGCAGGGCGAACGGCCGGTACGCGCCATCCGGGCCGGTCGGCTGGTACTGGCCGAAGGCCGGTGACCCGTTCGCCACCGTCGGGACCAGTCGCGTGCCGGCACAGGGCGCACCGGCGGCGAGCAGCACCCGACCGATCTCGTCCCGACCACGCAGCCACCAGGCGAACGGCGGCATCGACATGGTCGCGTCCTCGTGCAGGAGTGCGACCAGGGTTTCCACGTCATACCGTTCGAAGGCGGCGCAGTAGCGGGCGAGCAGATCCCGTTCCGCCGGGTCGACGGGACGTGGCGGGGCCGTCTGCCCGGCCAGGGTCGTACGGGCCCGTTGCAGGGCGCTGTTGACCGAGGCAACACTGCTGTCGAGCAGGTGGGCGACCTCGTCGGCCCTCCAGCAGAGCACGTCGCGCAGGATCAGCACCGCCCGCTGCCGGGGCGGAAGCCGTTGCAGGGCGGCGACGAAGGCCAGCCGGATCGTCTCCCGCCAGACGGCCACCTCGGCCGGATCGCCCCCGTCCGGCAGTACCCGGTGGTCGGGCACCGGCTGCACCCACGCCTGCTCCGGCAGCGGTACGCCGAGCGGAGCGCCCGCGTACGCCGGGGGGTTGAGGTCCATCGCGCGGGCCCGGCGCTGGCTGCTGCGTTGCATGTCCAGGCACACGTTGGTGGCGATGGTGTAGAGCCACGACCGCAGGGGTGCGCGATTCTCGTCGTACCGGTCGCGGTGTTGCCAGGCCCGCAGCAGGGTCTCCTGTACGGCATCCTCGGCCTCGAACGCCGAGCCCAGCATCCGGTAGCAGTAGCCGGTCAGGGGCACCCGGAACTGCTCCAGCCGCAGCTCGACGGTCATCGGTTCCGGTCCGGTCCGCACCCCGGCCACGATAGACCAACACTCCGGCTGCGAATCCGATCGATATTCCCACGCCCCGGTGGGCGGTTCCGGCGGGCGGAATGGCCGGGCGTGGGCTTCGAACCATTCGCCGAATGGTGAGCGTTGTCACGGGGATCCTCCATCGTGCCCGCGTCGCGTCGCGATCGAGTCCTGTCGAATTACGCCCCGAGTCACCTCCCGGGAGCGTCGATTTCCGTGGAGGAATGACCGAAATGCGGCACAAGATCATCACCGTACGCACCCACCTCGTCGGCGAGCGGTCAGTCAAGATCCACCGTACGGTGGAGGTCAGGGAGCAGCCCCGGAGCGTCCCTATGCTGGGCGAGAGTACGGGCGGGCGACTGCTGCGCAGACTCCGCGCGCTCCAGCAGCACACTGGTAAACACCCGGGCACCGTCCGGGGGGAAAGGCAACACGATGACCGATTTCGCCACACGTACCTGGGACGGCATGACCATCCCGGTTGCCGGCACCTATCTACTCGATCAGGCGCACAAGCGGATCGGTTTCCTGGCCCGACACATGATGGTGAGCCCCGTACGCGGTGAGTTCAGCGAGGCGACCGCGCAGATTTTCGTGGGCGACGACCCGTTGACCTCCTCCGTGACGGCGACCATCCGGGCGGCGAGCATCACCACCGGTAGCGTCGACCGGGACACGCACCTGAGCAGTGCCGATTTTCTCGACGTGGAGCGCTACCCCACGCTCGAATACCGGAGTACGGGCATCAGGTGGCAGGGCAACGAGGACCCGATTTTCCAATGGGCCCGATTGAGAAACCACCGGCTGGGCCAGCGGGGCAGAACCCAGAACGTGCCGCAGCAGTCCGCGAACACTCCCGGACGGTTCGGCCTCACCGGCGAGTTGACGGTCAAGGGAATAACTCGTGCGGTCGATCTCCAGGTGGAGTTCGGCGGTGCCCGTCGTGATCCGTACGGGCAGGACATCTTCGGATTCAGCGCGACCGCGGAAATCAACCGCGAAGACTACGGCCTGCTGTGGAATGTGGCACTCGAAAGTGGTGGAGTTCTGGTCGGCAAGACCGTACGGATCGAAATCGCCGGCGAGGCCATCCGCCAATCCTGAGCCGCCCGACCCGGCCGCCGCACCGACCCGTGCTACTCGAACACCGCCTGGCCGGTGTCGATCCACAC of the Micromonospora sp. NBC_01796 genome contains:
- a CDS encoding 4a-hydroxytetrahydrobiopterin dehydratase, which gives rise to MAEVLDADAVRGELEKLDGWSGDPAVLTRTAELGSFPEAIDVVNRVAAVAEELDHHPDIDIRWRTVTFRCATHSVGGVTRRDFQLAQRIDQILGGTA
- a CDS encoding sigma-70 family RNA polymerase sigma factor, which translates into the protein MRTGPEPMTVELRLEQFRVPLTGYCYRMLGSAFEAEDAVQETLLRAWQHRDRYDENRAPLRSWLYTIATNVCLDMQRSSQRRARAMDLNPPAYAGAPLGVPLPEQAWVQPVPDHRVLPDGGDPAEVAVWRETIRLAFVAALQRLPPRQRAVLILRDVLCWRADEVAHLLDSSVASVNSALQRARTTLAGQTAPPRPVDPAERDLLARYCAAFERYDVETLVALLHEDATMSMPPFAWWLRGRDEIGRVLLAAGAPCAGTRLVPTVANGSPAFGQYQPTGPDGAYRPFALLVLEVSAGLITETTTYLDPDRLFPLFGLPGQPPRADR
- a CDS encoding FHA domain-containing protein, whose translation is MRFEISKVLDAIEGRVCTDPSLARAVLDLAEVVRYTDFDGGRPASMLRLGIVIDALSRQLEEDSVPVYPVVHRALLSDADLTSNERMVVRRWADDGLVEVLPNPVERMLELADLLGLPVLSRMRFDGMLGRYPWLNSQPGRLLAPVSGANGPTLVPQSGGNAVWTSPGPSPTGAKLLARLWRCPEPGCVLFGDGGGGGGSFADLARSDREPGGQPPPTLRSGAPSCPRHDRRLTDAGPRPDTEVLSVRVGGQVRRRFVVAADRPVVVGRAPEESGGIMLGQWLSEEARRWISRSHVRFELRGGDLVAYDVSTNGSGIRPGGSMDEDERIALTQQANRVLRGGDFVELYPGVQVGSSGNWTSGGVINPTSVMAEAPTMAMRVIERP
- a CDS encoding alpha/beta fold hydrolase, coding for MAKHADCNGVKTWYDERGNGDPVLLLHGGLTDSRSFTGNLDALASRFRLFLPDRRGHGHTADVPGPITAELMAQDMIAFLDRVVGGPARLVGYSAGASVALLVALRRPDLVERLVLVSAAFHADGLIFRPTAGGEPPAQLVEAYAEVSPDGADHFPAVIDKIARAVAEEPGLTVADLGEVTCRTLVLAGDDDLVTLDHTVELYRGLRDGELAIIPAASHLLLFEHPELCLRLITGFLTTDRPPTFMPIRRADNQP
- a CDS encoding YceI family protein, with the translated sequence MTDFATRTWDGMTIPVAGTYLLDQAHKRIGFLARHMMVSPVRGEFSEATAQIFVGDDPLTSSVTATIRAASITTGSVDRDTHLSSADFLDVERYPTLEYRSTGIRWQGNEDPIFQWARLRNHRLGQRGRTQNVPQQSANTPGRFGLTGELTVKGITRAVDLQVEFGGARRDPYGQDIFGFSATAEINREDYGLLWNVALESGGVLVGKTVRIEIAGEAIRQS
- the ddaH gene encoding dimethylargininase, which encodes MTLDATRRHYLMCRPTYFAVEYAINPWMDPSAPVDPALAIAQWETLRQTFLDLGHTVEEIEPVPGLPDMVFAANGATVVDGEVLAVQFRDPQRADEAPAYRSWFERAGYPVHEAKYVNEGEGDILLVNGMLLAGTGFRTAHAAHAQLQEVFGRPVVTLQLVDPRFYHLDTALCVLDDRTVAYLPEAFSPGSRAVLRRLFPDAVLADLADAEVFGLNAVSDGRNVVLPTRATGLATKLRERGYTTIGVDLSELLKAGGGPKCCTLVLREREASK
- a CDS encoding low temperature requirement protein A; the protein is MRVLRGAAGRGQVTFVELFFDLIYVLGVTQLTHLLITHLTPLGALQTLLLLLALWFAWVDTSWVTNWFDPNQLGVRLMLVVLMLLSLIISASVPEAYGQRGIWVAGAYAAIQVGRNVFVVLALGRAGADESPEQRSQRLGLRLNFERLLLWKSVSSALWVAGGLSHGSVRLMFWAIAVVIEYCGAAAGFYVPRLGRSTPADWHISGRHLAERGQLFILIALGESILITGTVFGERPAVAPHLLAFVVSFLGSVALWWLYFDRSAEAASAVIDQSEDPGRIGRSAFTYFQLPMVAGIIVAAVGDELVIAHPDGHSGWATIVTVLGGPALFLAGHALFKHSVFGGVSKPRVVAFAVLAALVPVGLVVPPLVLSLLATLVVAGVGVWDSLLPAHHAPATT
- the rocD gene encoding ornithine--oxo-acid transaminase gives rise to the protein MLLTPGAVRDAERWTAHNYHPLPVVISSAEGAWVTDIDGKRYLDCLAGYSALNFGHRHPKLIATAHEQLDRLTLTSRAFVHDQFATFCHELADLCGTELVLPMNTGAEAVETAIKVARKWGYQVKGVPAGKATIVVADGNFHGRTTTIISFSTDPDARNDFGPYTPGFKIVPYGDLTALAEAIDENTVAVLLEPIQGEQGVVVPPVGYLPGVRQLCTEQNVLFLADEIQSGLGRTGTTFALDHEGVRPDMYLLGKALGGGIVPVSAVAADRSVLGVLRPGEHGSTFGGNPLACAVATEVVRLLATGEFQRRSAELGARLHASLNGLIGEGLVAVRGRGLWAGIDIDPSLMTGRQACERLAERGVLAKDTHGSTLRLAPPLVVEPEELDFAVTQLREILA